CTATCTacaatgactaataatgactgctTCAGCTACTCATGCAGGCAAGTGCTTAAATGAAGCTTAAGCATTAGGGAAACCTATATTTGATCCAAACAACTTCACAAGTTGGAATTTCCTGCAGTCAGTATTTAACCAAGAGTGGGCTGGATACCCAAGCCAGGCAAATTAGTGAGAATATAGAGTGGTTGAGATGGAGGCCATACTGATTGTGGAGATTAAAGAGACTCGCAATATCTGCGAGTCATTTTGTATACTTATTGATACTTGGCTTGTTACATTAAAGAATTTTCAAAGCACCTTTTCACCGACAGGTGGAATTTAGAAGACGAGGTCGGGTCTTTTTGGAGACTTCACATCAATTTCGCGTTCTTGGGATCTGTGTATGTGGCCACTTTCATCTCGTCAAATTAGACTGTTCAGGCTTTCTATTGCAGACGGGACAATGAAAAAGCCGTTGAAATGAAGCCTGAAAAGAAGACGCATAAACTTAGTGCTTAGCTATGTACAGAGCAGTATTATAGAGTAATTTGCTCAAAAAAGCTAACATAAAGCCCAGATGGGCTCATTCAAACTGAACATGCCTAAGGCTGGACCGAGTCTGGCCCTACTCAACGAAAAATATGGGTCGATCCTGGAGATTGTGCAGTCTGAAAATGCAGGCCAATATCGCAGATACTGCAGTCTAAGCAACAAGCAAAATGGTGCACTAATGCACCCAAAAAGACTTTCTTTGATGTTAGCCGCTGTTGACTCGCCTCTTGTTGTGATTGATTCATGCATAAATTTTGTTGTTTCCGACCGTGACATATTGTCAGAGGCACAAGATCACTGAAAACTGCATGCTGCATATAAATTGGTCCCATAAAACAAAtacggaactttttttttcttcttttcaatgGTTCGCCTTTTTATGGCAGCAACATTTGGTCATGTAGCATTGTTGGTGCCTTTTATCTCACAAATTCATTGTATTCACTGTGCCTTTGCACTGCCCATATATGCTTCAGCTAACAAATCGTCAAGGTGATGTGAATATGTTTACTAGGGAATCTATTTTGCTACAACCTCTTTGTAAGCGCCACCCGTTCTGTCATGCGGGATGACACATTCTGATATCAGCACTGCTGGCTTTTCAATGGATTTTGCTGAATGTTTTATACGAGCCATGAGGGAAAGAAAATTACTAGATGTGTGTTCTGCAAAAAATTTTGAGTTTCATTCAGTTTGGCCATGCAGCCTGTCAAAGGGTACACCAGGTGCGCTGAAAATATGCACTGCCACAAACAGCAATCCTGAATTTTAGGCTGCGCAGAAAATGATAACTTTTGCTGATTATATAGTTTGTAGCCATTTGGCACTGATAGAACCTACACATCCAAATACATAGTTGCTTATGCAAGAGCTACACTGGAACGAGCCTCGAGTTGGGCTTGTCAAGGTAACATACTCCTCCACTAGTTACAGCGGAGGGCATGTTGCAATGGGGGCACATAGTCTTAAATTTATATCCATCATGTAAACATGTTCTTTTGGGTGTACGTGTTCTGCCTATTAAAGCAATGCAGCTCAAAACTTTCTTTACAAAGAATAAGCAGGACATTGTACACAGGTggactggcttttttttttctttatatgggTCTTGCAATGGGTTTGGGGAGTGGGTGTCCCAATGACATTGTAACTGTCACAATCAATGTGTATACCTTAACGGTTATGTGGCAGAGTAGCCATCGGCACTCATCATGTGGTCTCGCTCGGGACTGACCGAGGCCAACGCTGCTTAGCAAAATATTAGTTGGAGCAGTGGACTAGTCTTAAAAACATCTCCAAGTATATACATCATGATTATATGCAAGTTCTTCAGCAGGTGAATACAATGAATCATGGTAGCAGCTAAGGAAAGACTGCGAAACTTCGGTCTCTTGCTTTAACATTGCACAATGTCTATCTATTTCACAGCACTTCTTCATTTACActgcccccccgccccccagcTCGTGTATTGCAGTGTGTGTTGTCAATGTGAAGCGTCCTTCGCTTGAGCTGTATAATGGACTTGTCTGCGTCACTATGTGCCAAAAAGTTGTTTGTAATGTTGTACATTATTTTGTTATGTCCTTCTGGCTAACTCAGGATCAACCAGATATTACATGTACATTTTCTCTCTTTGTTATCACATAATGATGGTTTTTCACACCATGTGAAAAGCTGTTACTGGCACCATTCTTCCCGCTGACTCTGTGGCTCTGAGCTTTTATTCACATACAAAAACACCGTTGGTTGACTTAGTCTTTTGCTAGTTTTGACTAATGATTGCCCATTGTCGTGGTCAAAAGATGCGCGGTGCATCTTGAGTTGCCTAGGGTGCACTTAATATGAGTTATGTGCTTTTATGAGTATAGTTTAAAAGTGTTATTGTTCTTATTGCAACAAATCAAGAACACGTACATAGTACACAGTACTCAGTGCCGTCTCGATTTTTCTCTCAACATTTCACTGCCTCAATGACTGAATATTCCACAAAACATCTATATTTTTATGTTTATTGCTGCATCCCCAAACACTGTTTTCCATatgaaaataaaaatgtaatCTACTTTGCCTATTTtgcaccctttttttttcttacagggATAAAGTTATTGTGTGGCTGAAGAAAACTTGTTGCTGCACCATTTTACAATCGCGATGCATGTAATCAAGATGTGTTTCTCTGGTTTGATTATGGTTGTGCTGTGGTTTTTACATAATTACAATACTGAATAAAAATGAGTGAACAGATGTTTGGTATGCTGATTATATGTTGTTTAAGATAATTTTTAATTGTGAAAGCTTGCATTCTAAGACAAACATGAGCGTGTGACCATACATCGTGAATAAAATGGGCCGACATTGAACTGTGgactgcgtttctttttttgtgaccCTCCCGGGTTTATAATTTCATTTAGAGCAAAAATGTGGCACCTTGAGAATACGAGCCACAGCAGACAAATTCAACAGTCGGACCACATGTGTAAAACATGTGGTGTGACACGTGGTCTTTGTTCAAGTCATTGTtaaaattgaaaaattattgtTAGAAACTCTGTTTGCAAAACAACGAAAACAATATTCATGAACCTACGGTGAATCATATGAACAGCAAGCCTGAGTGCACGTCATTTGTGTGGGGGTATCTCCATGTGCTGCACCGACACCGGAAGTTTTGAGTGCTTTTGAATGAGTACGTTCAGTGAATTTCAATTAATCTTGCTTATCCAGCAAGCTATTTCCTTCTGCAGAAGTTCTTTCCATATTCACCTTGGTGATGTATTGTTTGCGGACAACTTCATTGTCGAGTTCTTTGTTTTAGTTCTCTTTCAAATAAAGAGCCCTGCGAGATTCATTGCAATGGCTGATTAATACATAAGTTTACAGCTGGTTGATATTTAACCCCTCTCTGCCACCTCTGGGCTAGCCCATTTTCCAGTGACATACTTCAGTTTTCAGACTTCATATCACTGTACATGTGAAAATATGTGAAGCCGAATGCAATTAAAGATACACTTAAGAGAAACACTATTAAGCCAATTCGGATCAATAAAGCATTCTTGAactcttcatatatatatatatacttacgtCATTTTCACTGTGATTAGAAGATAAAATGAACATCAAAGCTTTCTTTTTGAATTCCATGCTGAAAACACCATGACCGGTACCTCGTCTTGtggtaagtttttttttctcccctctcgtttctttttttttctttcttttattgcgtaagggtaatttactaacacaACTCTTATAATATTTCTTTTGAGTGGCGTTTCAAAGGGGCCCTGAATCATCCCTCGCGCATGTTGAAGACTCTAGTGGTGTTGAAACTTCGAATAATGAGTTCGAATAGTATAATATTCTGGTTGATTCGAAATACACTTTCCCTGTAAAGAATATTCTAACCTCATAAAATTGTTGTTGGTTTTCAAATCAGCTTCGCCGTCGTAAATCcatgttatgcggcgaagcatacaACCTCTATTGCGGTGAAGCAGATTTTCCGTGCAGCGTAGCATATGAAAAGTAAGCGGTACTGCCACGGGGCTCCTGCTCTGCCCGACACTATCAGATCAAGTACCTACACCGCGCTGCCTCATCATGTGCCTAGACAACACCAGCCGCCAGGTGAAAACCTCTGTGTATGCTGCGAATCTGGCTGAGTGCCTAAAAACACGGTTTCCAAACTCCAAATTTAACCAAGTAGTAAGCTTGGCAATGTTTTTAGACCCTCGTTCCAAAGTAGTAGAGTACCGCCAGGATGCTTCAATGACAAACTGGTTTAAGAACCTGGCTTTACAAGAAGGAAGGAAAATTTAAACGTCAAGGAATCCAGGTATATCCTCAACAAGTCCTCAACAATAAAATTAAGCTTCTGCAGAAACTACTTTCTCGTCAGCACTGTCGAAATACTTTGACAAGCTCAATAACCAGCAGCAATTTTCACTGCCACAAACACAGGGTGAAGATATGGATATGATGAAATTTTGGGCCAAGAAAAGAAGATCCACTTGAGTGGTTGTGAAGCACTGCGCCCCTATACTGGCTCGGAAGGTTTTGCTGCTCCCCGAACATGCCGTGAAGCTATCCTTTCTTAATGACAACATTAACAGGGTGTCTAACAaagttgacattttcaatttACCTGAGTtctccaggttttccctgagtgcttttgcaaaattccctgagtgacacagaacatTGTTTTACcgcaagacgggctgacaccatgtcgcccgatgctgtcacgcTCTAGTAAGCACATTAAAAAATAACAAAACgtcttaatccagtttgaatagtaattAAGGAGTAATGTTTATTTTACGAAATGAGAAAATTGAatggaggggttagtaaaatgcacagcaaataatatATCTTCGAAAAAacaatggtaaagcccattgcaaatcgagtcgtgCATTTTAAAATACAAATAAAGaggcatacagaagcaaatattttggaaaatGAGCTATTCCTAtaaactgatagcaagctcattggtattagGCCCGCACTtcgtcacaagtgagattctctcaacAGCTGGAAAGTCAACATCTGCTGTCCCGACATACTCTTAGCCCACGCACAATGCCTCAATGTTGCGTTTCGCTGCcttaaaaagtttattttggtttggatgagggtcagctgcatctcagcgtcagccaacccatacctttttgagctcaagctcctttcAAGAAGAGGCGGCACAGTTCATTTCTGGAACATTTCTTAATGCGacagtcctttctgttctcgacCTCGTTCTGCCGCGATTTCTCCCCACGGACCGTTTGAAGCATCTTCGTGGTCAGTTGTACTTACAGTCAACgtacgatttttcggactccctggGGTCACTAAAATTTCCGAAAAATCgagcagtccgaaaaaaaaatgaatgcacgtcttttactgcccttaagggctcaactCGCCACAGACACGTCCGAAAAagttctgaaggcctgccagtacacttattaggcatgtcggtgctcgtactgtggcaggagacggcgggtgcgcgCGTCCACAATTAGGGAATACGTACTGTGtaccgcgacaattgccccttcccacgcttattaagcttcaccgcaacacTTCACGTGTGCTTCATCCCGTAACATTACAGCggtgaggcaaagctgcccttcgggaaccggcattatgcagcGCGTCCTGCTTTCCGAGTTTCGAAGCCAATCGCCAGGATTacagaggcggagtcggtgccattgctgacagcggcgaattctttcaatgcaAGATACGGCACCTAACGGCAAAaaccttaatagcgaacgtcgaaggagctaggcctcgcgttgccacggtggtggatgcggctgccagcggatctgcgtgcgagagcgccggttcgaggcggcgaggtaatcaaaacggcggaagtggtggctttgattaatgccgttttggatCTGCGATCACGGCAAGGAGTCCGGAAAATGGGACGGCGAAGGGtgcttgcgtccgaaatttcaggcgTTGTTATAGATAATTTACTCTTTCGGGTACGTCGTAGCGCctcgaagccgtccgaattatcgaacgtccggaaaatcagttGTTGACTGTACGCTGGCAACTTTTCCaaccgacgacacggcgtcaaagataattagttacgattcctctcttttactcgagccaCCACTGCCCTAGGGCgtctttcgttccctttcaatttTGGTGACACAAAAGCATAATTTTGCTATAGATTATTTTCTGTGCAACAAACTTGCTTTTCTATAGCGAAgcagtacatgaccagggtttcGTGTATTTTTCGTGCGCGTAAACAAAAACTATCGTGATCAATAGCTCATGCCCGCGTATGGAAGAGAAAAATGCCATAGCTTGTCCGTCATGTGCGGTGCCTCAGGAAATATGCGTGCCGCCACACGACAATACCTGCTTTCCTGTTTTTTGCTCATCCTACATAAACCAATTAATCGCGATTAAATCATCAATAGAGAAAATGGAGAATTAGAACTGCCCCGCAAAACGCATTACTGGTAATAAAACCACCTCGAGCGCTTGTCGAATGGGTGCCGCAGTGCTACAGTTTACCTGCCATAGGGAGGCCGAGCCCCTGCTTTAAATAATGAAGGGGAAAACCAagtcacctcccccctcccccccagttTAAGCCCTGTTTCTAACTTTTGTTCTCTCTTATTAATTCATTTAGTGAAATTCCAACTGTTTCGTTTGCGGGTTAGAAGTCGGTGTTATTTGCTCGCGCATAAACATTTTATCAAGTTAAACATTGAAATGAGAATAGAGTTTGCTACGAAAATTATTAGACAGAATTCTAGCGTTGTGAGCATTCAGCTTTCACGGGAATATGATGAAGAGTGCGCGTGGATTTCTATAATGATTGTGGTTTCAGACGTTTTTGTGGGGTAACTTATGGTTTATCCTTCAACCGCTTTTCTTTAACGCAGCAATAAGGTAACTATAGCCTCTACGGATATGAGTAATCATTGCAAATTGTCGCTCTTGTAACGCAATATTTCGATGAAAATCGCCAACTAGCGAAACCAAAAGGTCGCTGGAAAGCAAAAAGGATTAAGTTTATGAGAATCAGTGTTTTACCCATCTATCCCATGCAGACATGCAGAACCGCCATACGTGATTGGAACTCTAGAATACACTACtgcgccatatttttttttctctagtaaCCTTCTTGTGGAAATTCTGCGGCAACGGGTACACAGCATACTACTTTATAAAAAACAGGCTAGACATCTGTAAGGCAGTGGCGTAAAAAACAGGCTAGATATCTGtaaggcagtggcgtagccaggggaggGAGGGATGGGGGGTTCTCCCCGGATACTTGCCTCCCACTCTCCCCTCGAAATTTTCGTGTTTTGTACACGCTCTACCCAGATCCCCTTCTCACTCACCTCACCCTCAGCGTCCTCGGTCAAATGCCTGCCTTAACGccccaccccaccccccaccGGAAAACAGTTTGCTAACAGCCAACACTGACTTTTGTTCAGAGACAGCAACCAGTGCTCGATACGGTTTCTCTTGACGGCAGGATATTATCAAAAAAGCTTTGATTTGCAACCATTCGCAGCAGTGCTGACACTTCAGTCTGGCGCGATACCTTCAACAATGCTATTGTTTTGATAAAAAAAACGATACAGGCCTAATCCTAGACTCCACTGGAAATACTGGCGGTAAAGTGTCCGCCGTCTGCCTTGAGCGAGAGGGGCATTCAACAAAACAATGACGCAAAGAGCATTGTCAGCAGAAGCAGATCGAGTGAGATGTTTCCATGGCTCACGCTTGGACTGCTGTGTCGGAGCTTTACAAGCAATTTTTTCGCGGTCCAAGCAAAGATATCGTGGTTAGAGAGCACCTATTCAGTATTTAAGAGGCCCATGCACGTTCAAAATTGCACTCATCGTTAACTGCGGGTCGCCTGCTGCAGACCAAATGGCCGACTACGGAGGTAAGCTCGTCCCACTGCGGGACTGCGTGTTCTTCGCTTACGAATCGTTTCATTTGCACGCATGCATTGTGTTTTCGAGCTGACTGAACGATTTCATTCGCACACAAATTCAAtgtggatatttttttttcgcttgtttcAAGTATGCATTACGATTATACCGCTCGCGTATGCGTCCATCTCGTCTGCGTATTGCAAACGTCGATTGATGTAATTTTAGTTAAGGGGATTTTCCCTAAACTAAGATCATCATGCGAGATGTCACGCATCGCGAAATCGAAGGGTTTCCTGCTAAAACTTCCCACGACGTCGGCAAAAAAGAAGTCATTAAATGCACTTTGACATTTCTGAAGGTCTGTCCGGAAAGCAGCGAGTATTGTACTGCGATTTTTTGAATGGTTGGAAGTGTTTGCTCGTTAACTATGATCGCTGCGCGTATGGATGCCATGCGACGGTACCCCGTTTTGAGGTTGAGCAGAAGTTTATCCGGCTTAGAGAATACATGTACAATTAAGATGACTGTGTGAAACCACGACCCAAGACTCCTAATATAGTAATAATAGTAACTAGTAATAATAGCACGATAGAAATGCAGTGGCGCATGTACACACTGGTTCCCGCGCTGACATCCGATGCCATCACGGGGgaagttgagaaaaaaaaagagcagactTGTGCGACCTTGAAGAAATATTTacccaatttccagcgaagctgtttctttggAGCACTACGTTGCAATAAGAATTTCTGTATACTGTTATTAAACTACCTACTTCAAGACCTTGCTCGCATATATAGCCCTTCCGAGCACTTGTTACAAAGGTAGTAATTCATCCTCAAACTTCCGACGCTTAACGGCATTCTTCCAATTACCTTCCACGTAGTAATtagaaggaattttttttttgcaagtgtgTTCCACTTAGCTGGATTTATGTGAAACAACGTGAATAGTGATACAGGGCAATAGAACCAGAGGtgcagaaatatgcttgcaagcTACTGACACCGCCGCTTTCGCTTGAAACGCTGTGCAGTGAGCATGTACAGGCCAGCGTGCCACTGGGTGCGTTGCCAGGGAGTCCACCTTCCTCACAATGCGGTGGCCGGAGGCAAGGACAAGGGAGACGAAGTGACGTACGTTGGCCGCGCACTGCACGAAGGCAACCTGTTGccggggaaggtggttccatccAGCGGCATCTGTTACTTCGGCTTCGACGGAAAAGAGCCTCACACGAAGGATTACCAGGTAGGGCTCACTCGCTTCTACGCCAACAAACTTGGCCGGTGGAgtcattagggagttttagaataggggccccaatagtttgagGCCCcgaagagctttgcgggtgttagcgttggggcacgtaggagtgaagagttttagaatagggtttgacgtttgcggatagcgtcttgcgctgacagcgccactacggcgtcaaagaaaaactattagaaataattaaataaaatataccattttatgataggaataataatttttacttgcgtgtattcgcgtttaagtacaatttagaggttattctctgtaagcagcaaacaattagttgcgcttagttttgagcaaaccaactttactagccttcaccagccaagcttagccgtgttaggcctacgagccataaaatccacaatcgaattcaaaatcagcggcgcctaatgagtcaatcttcatcaCACGCTAggtgagagaaagcgataaccgcactcgcttctcctagcttgcgagcttcacgcgttaccgcgaatcgaacccagttttgtgctaggttagagccgtcgcttcgatgggtgccgccatgtttgccgacgcaaagcttttggggccgctatttgggctcccgctaaatctgtgaaatagcgttcccaacgcaaaacccaaacggagtttgcgtcttgcgcatgcgcagtggcttcgacgctatttcaatggggccccaaaacgtttggggcccctattctaaaactctctattagttttagtttagcgtacgcaactgtagcgtacgctatacgctatagcgtacgctaagcagcgcacgtttccTACAATTTcagttggccgacgatatctttAGATCTCTGAGGCCACATGCcctcgttgcggctatttcgcgcctgtagcgataggtggcgctgacatcccgaacgtttctttcgttaggctttgactcgttcgaaacgagaagcgatctcgaaaacaccacgaagttaaccgtaatactctgtcgtcgaagcggcctgagactaagcgaaagccgttgacacagtcatttgctacgaacgaagtgcatttcacaaaagcaacgccaaattgaattcgaagcgggcagccatgtttcccgcaaactccgcaaaccacgcaaaaacgctaacgccaactcgtttgcgttgtgtacgcccgctatacccgctatttcgtttagcgttcagagcatgcgcagtgacgacctgctattttttagcgtacgcaatggaatagcgtacgctatactaaaacagTCAGTTGCGAGCTGTCAAAAGTGATCTGTAAACGGCGGAGTCAGGTGGAGAAATACAAATTTGAGAGGCGATTCAACCTCCAGACCAGAGAACCTCGACCTAGAGCACTGGGCTAATGGAGTTCCTTTGTCGCGCACGACATTGGTCAGAACAACGCCAAGTCAGAAGATTATCCAGACTGGCATATGCAATGCACTCGACGGCGCGGAGGGCGGACGTCGTTTGAGGTAAAAACCTATTCGTGACTATAGTTTCACTGTTCCTACGGCAGGCACTCAGCGGCCGAGCCCCCTGCGGTAACCTAGCTTGGTTCGGAAATCAAAACAGTCCTCaatttgtttttctctcttctttcccgCAGGCTCTGGTCTCCGATGGTGCTTCTCTTGACTGGCTGCCCGGATCGTGTGGCAAATTGCCAAGCGGAGCGGTCCAGGGAGGCGTCACCGCCGGCGGAGAGCCTCTGTACGTCGGACGTGCCAGTCACGAGGGTCTGTTGGTCATCGGCGCGGTTCAGCCGTCCGAGAAGTGCTTGCTGCTCCCTTTCAACGGCAAGGAGCACAGGCACACCGACTACGAAGTCCTAGTCTGCAAGACAATCAACTTCTGAGAAAGAAGCCGGACGACTGGAATGGGGATTAATGCCACCGCTGAAGCAATCACAGATGACTGCGACAGATTACCGACAGCCGAATTCTTTGGCGATAGCGAGCGCAGCGATGTGGGCaggttcctctctctctctctttctttcttctccttc
This genomic window from Dermacentor albipictus isolate Rhodes 1998 colony chromosome 9, USDA_Dalb.pri_finalv2, whole genome shotgun sequence contains:
- the LOC135903741 gene encoding uncharacterized protein, coding for MADYGVSMYRPACHWVRCQGVHLPHNAVAGGKDKGDEVTYVGRALHEGNLLPGKVVPSSGICYFGFDGKEPHTKDYQALVSDGASLDWLPGSCGKLPSGAVQGGVTAGGEPLYVGRASHEGLLVIGAVQPSEKCLLLPFNGKEHRHTDYEVLVCKTINF